The nucleotide window TCACCCGCGTCACGTCGCCGGCCGATTCCAGCTTGGGCACAACCACGCCAGCAAGCTCCGGGGTCAGAACCGCGAGGTCGTCCTCGAAATAGGGCGAGGCGACCGCGTTGACGCGCACGAACACCGCGAGGTGCGGCGCGGCGGCCACAAGGTCGCGCGCGGCGTCGCGGGCCACCGGGCGGCCTGCGGCCTTGGCCTCAGGTGTGGCGGGTACGGCGTCTTCGAGGTCGATGACCACTGCGTCAGGCGCGGAGCGCGGCAGCTTGGCGATCAGGTCGGCGCGGTTGCCCGGCGCGAACAGCACGCTCCGGGGGCGCGCGGGGGACTGGGCTGCCGGGGTCATCCTCTCCCCCGGTACGAACGAACGGTTGTTGGCACGGCCCCAGGATAACGGGGGGACACTGGGGACGCCCTAAGCTGGGGCCATGCGACTCGCCGTCTTCGGGGACATTCACGGCAACCTACCTGCTCTGCGGGGCGTGCTGGACGACATGCAGATCCAGAGCGCCGACGAGCGCCTGTGTCTGGGCGATGTGGCGACGGGCGGCCCCTGGCCCGGCGAATGCCTGCGCAAGGTCGCGGCGCTGGGGTGCCCGGTCATCTGCGGCAACGCCGACCGCGAACTGCTGGGGCCGCCCGTACCGTTCCGCGACCGGGGCTTTCCCGACGAGCGCGAACTGTACGACCAGGAACAGTGGTCGGCCACGCAGGTCACGGCCGCCGGGCGCGCGGCCGTGGCGGGCTTTCTGGCTACTACCACCTTTCCCGGCCTCCTGGCCTTTCACGGCAGTCCCGAGCGCGACGACGAGGTGCTGGACGCGCAGACGCCCGAGGGGAGACTGACTGAACTCCGCGCGGCCTTCGGAACGGCTCCCCTCTGGGTCGGAGGGCACACGCACCGGCCGCTGTTGCGCACGCTGGATGGCTGGACCCTGCTGAACCCCGGCAGCGTGGGCCTGCCCTTCGAGAAGCGCGGCGGGGTCTACGTGAACCCGGCCCGCGCCGAGTCCCTGCTGCTCGACCGCGTGCCCGGCGGGTGGCAGGCGACCTTCCGCCGCGTTCCCGACGCGGTGGAGGACATCCGCCAGGGCTTCCTCTCCTCGGGAATACCGCACGCAGAGTGGGCGGCGGCGGGCTGGGTGCCGGGCTGAACCGATCCTTTCAGGAAGGATGCTCTAAACTTCTGCGCGTGAGTGTCCACCTGAACGCCAAACCCGGCGAGATCGCCGAAACCGTCCTGCTGCCTGGCGACCCGCTGCGCGCCCAGCACATCGCCGAGACCTTCTTCGAGAACCCCGTGCAGCACAACTCGGTGCGCGGCATGCTGGGGTTCACCGGCACCTACAAGGGCCAGCGCGTGAGCGTGCAGGGCACCGGCATGGGTATCGCCAGCTCGATGATCTACGTCCACGAACTCATCAAGGACTACGGCTGCAAGAACCTGATCCGCGTGGGCACCGCCGGCAGCTACCAGGAAGGCGTGCACGTCCGCGACCTCGTGCTGGCGCAGGCGGCCTGCACCGACAGCAATATCAACCGCATCCGGTTCGGCGAGCGCACCTTTGCGCCCATCGCCGACTTCGAGCTGCTGCTGCGCGCCTACCAGATCGCCAAGGAGCGCGGCTTCACGTCGCATGTCGGCAACATCATGAGCAGCGACACCTTCTACACCGACGACGCCGAAGAGTTCAAGCGCTGGGCCGACTACGGCGTGCTGGCGGTCGAGATGGAAGCGGCGGGCCTCTACACCCTGGCCGCCAAGTTCGGGGTGCGCGCCCTGACCATCCTGACCATCAGCGACCACCTCGTCACACACGAGGTCACGACGGCCGAGGAACGTCAACTCACCTTCAACGGCATGATCGAGGTTGCTCTCGACGCCGCGCTGGGGCTGGACAAGAGCTGAGCACAGTAAGTGGTAGCGGGCAGATAACCGCTGCCCGCCCCTCCTTTAATTTTATTTTCGGCGCAACCGGGCGATGAAAAAGCCGTCCACTCCGTCCAGCGGTACGGTCAGCAGGCCATCGCCCGCCGGGACGTGCGGCACCTCGATGCCGGGCACGGCCTCGGCGGAAAAGTCGGGGTGGCTCGCCAGGAATCCGGCCACGACCTCCGGGCCCTCCTGCGGCGTCACCGAACACACCGAGTAGACCAGCACGCCGCCCGGCGCGACGAGGGCGGCGGCGTTGGGCAGCATCCGGGCTTGCAACTCGGCCATCTCGGTCACGGCCTCGGGGGTCAGGCGCAGCTTGATCTCGGGGTGGGCACGGAGGGTGCCGCTGCCCGTACAGGGCGCGTCGAGCAGCACGAAGGCGGCGGGCGGGGCGTCCAGCGGGGTGGTGAGGTCGTGGGACCGGAAATCGGCCCGGAGGTGCAGGCGTCCCAGGTTGGCGCGGGCCGCGTCGTGCTTGCGTGCCAGCAGGTCCACGCTCGTCACAGCCGCGCCGCGTGTGGCGAGCATGGCGGCCTTCACGCCCGCGCCGCCGGCGAGGTCGAGTACCCGCTCGCCCGCCACGTCGCCCAGTGCGTGCACGCACGCGAGGCTGGCCGGGTTGATGGGCTGGGCCTGACCCTGCGCGAAGGCGGCCGTCTCGCGCAGCGGGCGGTCGAGCTCGACGCGTTCCACGCCCTGCACACCCGGCAGCACGAGGCTGCCTTCCTCCTCCAGCGAGCGCACCCCCTCGTCCGAGAGGCTGAGCCACAGGGGCTGCGGCTCCAGCAGGCTCGCGGCCACCGCCTCCGCCTGGGCACCATAGGCTCCGGCGTACACGTCGGCCAGCCACGCGGGCAGCTCGGCGGTTCCTCCGTCCACTGCCCCGTCTGGCCGCTCGACGCGGCGCAGCACGGCGTTCACGAGACCGGGGGGTGCCAGACGCGCGCCGCGCGCGAGGTTCACGTACTCGCTGACCACCGCGTGGGCCGGGGTGCCCAGGTATAGCTTCTCGAACGCGCCGGCCAGCAGCAGGGCCCGCGCCTTGGGATGGGTGTCGCCGCGCAGCATGGGCGTCAGGGCGGCGTCCAGGCTGAGCACGCGGCGCAGCGTGCCGTACACGATATGGGTCGCCAGACCCGAGTCGCGCCCCGGCAGGCGGGCCGACTTCAGGGCGGCGTCCAGGGCCGGGGCCGCGAAGGTCTCACCGGCCAGCACGCGCAGCAGCACCCTCACCGCCACTTCGCGGGCAGGATTGAACGGACCAGGAGGACGGAAAGCGGCTTGACTCACCGGCGCAGCATACGGGGTCCGGCACCCAGGGAAACCGCCCCCACCCTCAGTCCGGAGGAGGGAGCGGCGCAGTCAGGCCCCGCCTAGGCGTGCGGCGCCGGGGCCACGGGCCGCACCTGCGGGCGGGCGACCAGGGTCCAGACCAGGAGCCCGAGCAGCACGCTGCCGCTGAGCAGGTACGGCGCGCCGTGCCCGACCGAGCCGTACAGCCCGGTGCCCAGCAGCGGCCCGGTCATGCGGCCCAGGGCCAGGGCGCTGCTGTTCAGGCCCGCGACCGCGCCCTGCTGGTCGTCGTTCGCGCTCAGGCTCAGGGCGGCGCTCAGGCTGGGGCTCAGGACCGCGCTGCCCACCCCGATCACCGCCAGGGCCAGCGTGATGGGCCAGTAGGCCGTCATGTGCGGCAGCAGCAGCATTCCGGCCGCCATGACGCTCAGCCCCACGGCGATCAGGGGGGCGGGAGGCAGCCGCTTGCTGAGGGGGCGGATGGCTCCGCCCTGCACGAGCGCCGCCACCACCCCGAACACTGCGAGCATCCCGCCGACCGTGCGGGCCGTCTCGGCGGGGGTGAGATTCAAGGTGTCCTGCACGTAAAAGCCGATGGTCTGCTCCATGCCCACACTGGCCAGAGTGGAGAGCGCACTGATCGCCAGGAACAGCAAAATCGGCCCACGCCCCAGCAGCTGCCGCCGGTTCGCCGGAGCCGCACTGGCCGCACCCGGACGACGGGTCTCGGGGAGGGTGCGCCACGCGACCAGGGCCGTCAGCAGCCCCAACCCCGCGCTGAAGAAGATGGGCGCCGTGAGCCCCAGCGTGCTCAGGAGCGCGCCGATCCCGGGACCGAACACCACTCCCAGACCGAATGCCGCCCCGATGAGACCCAGGCTGGCGGCGCGGTTTTCCTTGTCGCTCAGGTCGGCCATCATGGCCTGGGCAGTGGGCAGCGTGGCGCTCGACAGCACGCCGCCGACCACCCGCGACAGCACCAGCAGCCCGAACAGCGCGCCGCCCGCCAGGACGCCCTGCGTCCCGAGGTAGGCCAGCAGCCCGAACAGCCCGAAGCTGACCGAGAACCCCACCAGGCCCAGCAGCAGCACCGGCCGGCGGCCCACACGCTCGCTGCGGGCTCCCCACAGCGGCGCGAAGACGAACTGCATCAAGCTGTAGGCGGTCGAGAACCAGGCGGCCTGCGTCTCGCTCAGGCCCAGTTGCCGCGCGAGGGGCGCGATGATCGGAAACAGGACGCTCAACCCCAGCATGGCCGTGAAAATGGTGAAGAAGAGGATGACCTTGGTGCGGCCCATGGTCCTCTTTTGTGGAGAATCCGTCATGCCGGCGAGTATACACGTCCCCTGACCGCTCGGTCAGGACGGGAGGTCACCAGAGATCTGGGCGTGACCGTTCACACGGCCGGCCCTGATTGAACTCAGTCCATAAAAAGCAGAAAAGTCTGATTCATCGGTGAGAAAACGATTGCACCGACTTTCGCGGATCTCTTGTCTGCTGCCCACCGGACACGGTATGATCACTCTCGACCATTCTTCTGTTGGCCCCACCTTGACTGCCGGTGCATTTGTACAGTCGGCGCCTGGGTGTCTGCTGTGACGCCCATACGCGAAACCCTCTCTTGTCTGGAAGCGGTTCCTTTTCGGGCTCGCCCGGCGGCAGGCCGGCCGCCGCGTCTCTCCGGAACAGCAGGTGTTCAGTTTCTACTCGGCCGTCCTTATCCCGGATTCCCACTTTCCCCGGTTCGTCTCCGGATGAACTTTTTTCCCAGGAGTGCCATGAAAAAAGCCCTGACCATTCTCTCGCTCGCATTGCTGGGCCAGGCCAGCGCCGCCAACATCACCGTGTGGAGCCACTTCGGCACCGGAGAACTGACCTGGCTGCGCGAGCAGGCCGCCGCCTTCGACAAGAAGACCGGCAACAAGACCACCATCGTGACGGTGCCCTTCGACCAGATTCCCGACAAGCTCATCCAGAGCGCGTCGCGCGGCCAGGGCCCCGACGTGGTCGTGACACTGCCGCAGGACCGCCTCGGGCAGCTCGCGGCGGCGGGCGTCATCGAGCCGATGGACAAGTACGTGACGAGCAAGTCCGACCTCGACAAGACGGCGCTGCAGGCCATGACCTATCAGGGCAAGCTGTTCGGCATCCCGATGTTCGCCGAGTCGGTCGCCCTCGTCTACAACAAGAAGCTCGTGACCCAGCCCCCCACCACCTGGAGCGCCTTCCTGAGCGCCGCGCAGAAGAACACCGGCAACGGCACCTTCGGCTACCTCGCCGACCTGAGCAACGCCTACATGAACTACGGCGTGATCAGCGCCTACGGCGGCTACGTGTTCAAGAACACTGGCGGCACGCTGAACACCAAGGACGTGGGCCTCGCCAACGCGGGCGCCGACAAGGCCAGCGCCTTCCTGAACGACCTGCGCTACAAGTACAACCTCGTCCCCGAGGGTGTGGACGGAGCGGCGGCCAAGAGCGCCTTCACCGACGGCCGCCTGGCGATGTTCCTCACGGGCCCCTGGGACATGGGCGACATCAAGAAGGCCGGCATCAACTACGGCATCGTGTCCTTCCCCACCCCTCCCGGCGCGGCCGGCAAGTGGAGCCCCTTCGTGGGCGTGCAGGGCACCATGCTCAACGCCTACAGCAAGAACAAGGCGGCCGCCGCCCTGTTCGCCAAGCAGATCAGCACCGCCGACGCGCAGGTCGCCTTCAACAAGGCCGGCGGGCGCATTCCGGTGAGCCTCGCGGCGCGCACGAAGCTCAAGGCCGACCCGGTGGTCGCGGGCTTCGGCAAGAGCATCAGCGCCGGGACCCCCATGCCCAACGTGCCCCAGATGGGCGCGGTGTGGGGCCCCTGGAGCAACGCGATCGCCCAGAGCGTCCAGAAGGCCAACCAGAACTACTCGCAGATCCTGGACAAGGCCGTTCAGGAAATCAACGGCAACATCAAGTAACCGGCAGCACCTGGAGGCGGACAGGCCCTACGTGTCCTGTCCGCCTCTTCTGATTTTCCGGCCTCGCCCAGGCGTCCATGCCGCTCTCGACCGATTCTCGGCAGAGCGGCCTTATGTGGCCGGGAACCAAGATAGACGTTACATTTCAGCGCGCGTCTCGCAAAGGAGAGTGGATTTCCAAAATGACTGTCTCACAACGGTTGCCCGCCCGCCGGTCCGCCACCCCACCGGGCGGCGTGGCCGGCATCATGCTGGCGGTGCTGGTGCTCGCGGTGCTGCTCGGCGGCGCGGCCCTGATCGGCTGGGGCCTGAGCCTGCTCGTGGCCCAGGCCGTGCCGGGCGCACCCCCCTACCTGATCCTGGTGTTCATCGTCGCGGCCCTGCTCATCCTGATGCCGGTGGTGGGACGGCTGGTGCCCTGGATCGCCAACTGGTACTACCTGTTTCCGGCCATCGTCTTTCTGGCGGCCTTCACCATCCTGCCCATCGTGCTGACGGTGAACTACGCCTTTACCAACTACAACGCCGTCAACAGCGGCAACCCCGACTCGGCGGCGCGCACGGCCGCGGCCCTGAGCAGTGACCGCCGCGTCGTGACGTTGCAGGAGACGCCGGACGCCGCCAGCGTGCGCGAGTACCTGCGCTGCCGCGCCGAGAGCTGTGCGGGCGACACCATCGTCCTCTTCGACGAGGAGGCCTCGGTGCCGGTGCGCGCCCGAATCGAGAGCGTGAACGCCAATACCGTGACCCTCGCCGCGCCGCTCCCCGGCACGCTGGTCGTCGCCAACGCCACGCGCCTGAACCGCATCAGCGGGGTGGGGCTGGCGAACTTCCAGGAGATCTTCGGCAAGGCCAGCCGCGCGCTGTGGCCGGTGTTTCTGTGGACGGTGGTGTTCGCCTTCGCCACGGTGGTGCTGAACGCCGTCGCCGGCCTGATCCTGGGCATCCTGCTGTACAACAAGCGCCTCAAGGGCCGCAACGTGTACCGCACGCTGCTCTTTCTCCCCTGGGCCATTCCGGCCGTCATCAGCGT belongs to Deinococcus sp. Leaf326 and includes:
- a CDS encoding transcription antitermination factor NusB, which produces MSQAAFRPPGPFNPAREVAVRVLLRVLAGETFAAPALDAALKSARLPGRDSGLATHIVYGTLRRVLSLDAALTPMLRGDTHPKARALLLAGAFEKLYLGTPAHAVVSEYVNLARGARLAPPGLVNAVLRRVERPDGAVDGGTAELPAWLADVYAGAYGAQAEAVAASLLEPQPLWLSLSDEGVRSLEEEGSLVLPGVQGVERVELDRPLRETAAFAQGQAQPINPASLACVHALGDVAGERVLDLAGGAGVKAAMLATRGAAVTSVDLLARKHDAARANLGRLHLRADFRSHDLTTPLDAPPAAFVLLDAPCTGSGTLRAHPEIKLRLTPEAVTEMAELQARMLPNAAALVAPGGVLVYSVCSVTPQEGPEVVAGFLASHPDFSAEAVPGIEVPHVPAGDGLLTVPLDGVDGFFIARLRRK
- a CDS encoding maltose ABC transporter substrate-binding protein, coding for MKKALTILSLALLGQASAANITVWSHFGTGELTWLREQAAAFDKKTGNKTTIVTVPFDQIPDKLIQSASRGQGPDVVVTLPQDRLGQLAAAGVIEPMDKYVTSKSDLDKTALQAMTYQGKLFGIPMFAESVALVYNKKLVTQPPTTWSAFLSAAQKNTGNGTFGYLADLSNAYMNYGVISAYGGYVFKNTGGTLNTKDVGLANAGADKASAFLNDLRYKYNLVPEGVDGAAAKSAFTDGRLAMFLTGPWDMGDIKKAGINYGIVSFPTPPGAAGKWSPFVGVQGTMLNAYSKNKAAAALFAKQISTADAQVAFNKAGGRIPVSLAARTKLKADPVVAGFGKSISAGTPMPNVPQMGAVWGPWSNAIAQSVQKANQNYSQILDKAVQEINGNIK
- the deoD gene encoding purine-nucleoside phosphorylase, whose protein sequence is MSVHLNAKPGEIAETVLLPGDPLRAQHIAETFFENPVQHNSVRGMLGFTGTYKGQRVSVQGTGMGIASSMIYVHELIKDYGCKNLIRVGTAGSYQEGVHVRDLVLAQAACTDSNINRIRFGERTFAPIADFELLLRAYQIAKERGFTSHVGNIMSSDTFYTDDAEEFKRWADYGVLAVEMEAAGLYTLAAKFGVRALTILTISDHLVTHEVTTAEERQLTFNGMIEVALDAALGLDKS
- a CDS encoding metallophosphoesterase, yielding MRLAVFGDIHGNLPALRGVLDDMQIQSADERLCLGDVATGGPWPGECLRKVAALGCPVICGNADRELLGPPVPFRDRGFPDERELYDQEQWSATQVTAAGRAAVAGFLATTTFPGLLAFHGSPERDDEVLDAQTPEGRLTELRAAFGTAPLWVGGHTHRPLLRTLDGWTLLNPGSVGLPFEKRGGVYVNPARAESLLLDRVPGGWQATFRRVPDAVEDIRQGFLSSGIPHAEWAAAGWVPG
- a CDS encoding ABC transporter permease subunit — encoded protein: MTVSQRLPARRSATPPGGVAGIMLAVLVLAVLLGGAALIGWGLSLLVAQAVPGAPPYLILVFIVAALLILMPVVGRLVPWIANWYYLFPAIVFLAAFTILPIVLTVNYAFTNYNAVNSGNPDSAARTAAALSSDRRVVTLQETPDAASVREYLRCRAESCAGDTIVLFDEEASVPVRARIESVNANTVTLAAPLPGTLVVANATRLNRISGVGLANFQEIFGKASRALWPVFLWTVVFAFATVVLNAVAGLILGILLYNKRLKGRNVYRTLLFLPWAIPAVISVQMWVALFNQQFGIVNKTLGLLGITAIPWLGDPLWAKVSILLVNLWLGFPYMMTATISALATINDDLYEAASIDGASRVQQVQAITLPLLRASFTPILLSGFAFNFNNFGIIYLLTKGGPAQEGREATAQSTDILLSWGYNTAFSSGGGQNYALASAIALIIFFLTLAISLVNFRAAGVFQEARK
- a CDS encoding MFS transporter — encoded protein: MTDSPQKRTMGRTKVILFFTIFTAMLGLSVLFPIIAPLARQLGLSETQAAWFSTAYSLMQFVFAPLWGARSERVGRRPVLLLGLVGFSVSFGLFGLLAYLGTQGVLAGGALFGLLVLSRVVGGVLSSATLPTAQAMMADLSDKENRAASLGLIGAAFGLGVVFGPGIGALLSTLGLTAPIFFSAGLGLLTALVAWRTLPETRRPGAASAAPANRRQLLGRGPILLFLAISALSTLASVGMEQTIGFYVQDTLNLTPAETARTVGGMLAVFGVVAALVQGGAIRPLSKRLPPAPLIAVGLSVMAAGMLLLPHMTAYWPITLALAVIGVGSAVLSPSLSAALSLSANDDQQGAVAGLNSSALALGRMTGPLLGTGLYGSVGHGAPYLLSGSVLLGLLVWTLVARPQVRPVAPAPHA